The following are from one region of the Cottoperca gobio chromosome 13, fCotGob3.1, whole genome shotgun sequence genome:
- the LOC115018281 gene encoding uncharacterized protein LOC115018281 isoform X1 encodes MEDPDGKGLVAIRYGAQTVDPVTGTLATVVGARLDVSRKTVPVTASYWLTVADQTDSVQVEALQREVCVRNTYWQQQRQREEDILSDLDSALFQCLFRVTEANSYQVQWSGRQLKEAAVELQDSAQAEVQRRAAQSSHLALILPPHVSHILTLGDEQEWDRQCVWHSELVSGLDKLDVCMEQLQQDQEKWTTHGGDWTTTFHAMDRELRQRELWEQCCSRQTELEVALNALHFVRHLSQLRADTAQAVLCGNFCYKEYGLFQCSGHKPTVGVRGLLQQMALPLLERLNQLLEDKQPDSFTPNTCNQHISGSKQAYGLEIPSRVWTASVPVVKGISTQSLREPVNLAQSQDSGLQASSAPTQNSQRHNASSGIHSQESQPMKESAQPST; translated from the exons ATGGAGGACCCCGATGGAAAAG GCTTAGTGGCCATCCGTTATGGAGCTCAGACTGTTGACCCAGTGACGGGCACGTTGGCCACAGTAGTTGGTGCCAGGTTGGATGTGTCCAGAAAAACGGTTCCGGTCACAGCTTCCTACTGGCTAACAGTGGCGGATCAAACAGATAGTGTGCAG GTAGAGGCGCTgcagagagaggtgtgtgtgcgaAACACTTactggcagcagcagaggcagagggaggaagatATTCTCTCTGATCTGGATTCAGCTCTATTCCAGTGTCTCTTTAGAGTTACAGAAGCAAACTCTTATCAG GTCCAGTGGTCAGGGCGGCAGCTGAAGGAAGCAGCCGTGGAGCTGCAGGATTCAGCGCAGGCCGAGGTGCAGAGGAGAGCAGCTCAGAGCTCCCACTTGGCTCTGATCTTGCCTCCGCATGTATCACACATCCTCACATTGG gTGATGAGCAGGAGTGGGATCGGCAGTGTGTTTGGCACTCAGAGCTTGTGTCGGGCCTTGATAAGCTGGATGTGTGTATGGAGCAGCTACAACAAGACCAAGAAAAATGGACAACACATGGAGGAGACTGGACTACTACCTTCCATGCAATG gacagagagctgaggcagagAGAGTTGTGGGAGCAGTGTTGttccagacagacagagttgGAGGTTGCTCTAAATGCTCTGCACTTTGTCAGGCACCTTTCTCAGCTCCGTGCCGACACTGCTCAG GCAGTACTATGTGGGAATTTTTGCTACAAGGAATATGGTCTGTTCCAGTGCAGTGGACACAAGCCAACTGTTGGGGTCAGGGGTTTACTTCAACAGATGGCTTTGCCTCTGCTGGAGAGACTAAACCAGCTCCTGGAAGATAAACAGCCTGACAGCTTCACCCCCAACACCTGCAATCAGCACATTTCTG GTTCAAAGCAGGCATACGGGCTGGAGATACCCTCTAGAGTTTGGACAGCCTCTGTGCCCGTGGTGAAAG GAATCTCCACCCAGTCTTTGAGGGAGCCCGTGAATTTAGCTCAATCCCAGGACTCTGGTCTGCAGGCCAGCTCAGCACCGACACAAAACTCACAACGACACAACGCTTCTTCTGGCATTCACTCCCAGG AGAGCCAGCCGATGAAAGAGTCTGCTCAGCCTAGCACATAG
- the LOC115018281 gene encoding uncharacterized protein LOC115018281 isoform X2: protein MEDPDGKGLVAIRYGAQTVDPVTGTLATVVGARLDVSRKTVPVTASYWLTVADQTDSVQVQWSGRQLKEAAVELQDSAQAEVQRRAAQSSHLALILPPHVSHILTLGDEQEWDRQCVWHSELVSGLDKLDVCMEQLQQDQEKWTTHGGDWTTTFHAMDRELRQRELWEQCCSRQTELEVALNALHFVRHLSQLRADTAQAVLCGNFCYKEYGLFQCSGHKPTVGVRGLLQQMALPLLERLNQLLEDKQPDSFTPNTCNQHISGSKQAYGLEIPSRVWTASVPVVKGISTQSLREPVNLAQSQDSGLQASSAPTQNSQRHNASSGIHSQESQPMKESAQPST from the exons ATGGAGGACCCCGATGGAAAAG GCTTAGTGGCCATCCGTTATGGAGCTCAGACTGTTGACCCAGTGACGGGCACGTTGGCCACAGTAGTTGGTGCCAGGTTGGATGTGTCCAGAAAAACGGTTCCGGTCACAGCTTCCTACTGGCTAACAGTGGCGGATCAAACAGATAGTGTGCAG GTCCAGTGGTCAGGGCGGCAGCTGAAGGAAGCAGCCGTGGAGCTGCAGGATTCAGCGCAGGCCGAGGTGCAGAGGAGAGCAGCTCAGAGCTCCCACTTGGCTCTGATCTTGCCTCCGCATGTATCACACATCCTCACATTGG gTGATGAGCAGGAGTGGGATCGGCAGTGTGTTTGGCACTCAGAGCTTGTGTCGGGCCTTGATAAGCTGGATGTGTGTATGGAGCAGCTACAACAAGACCAAGAAAAATGGACAACACATGGAGGAGACTGGACTACTACCTTCCATGCAATG gacagagagctgaggcagagAGAGTTGTGGGAGCAGTGTTGttccagacagacagagttgGAGGTTGCTCTAAATGCTCTGCACTTTGTCAGGCACCTTTCTCAGCTCCGTGCCGACACTGCTCAG GCAGTACTATGTGGGAATTTTTGCTACAAGGAATATGGTCTGTTCCAGTGCAGTGGACACAAGCCAACTGTTGGGGTCAGGGGTTTACTTCAACAGATGGCTTTGCCTCTGCTGGAGAGACTAAACCAGCTCCTGGAAGATAAACAGCCTGACAGCTTCACCCCCAACACCTGCAATCAGCACATTTCTG GTTCAAAGCAGGCATACGGGCTGGAGATACCCTCTAGAGTTTGGACAGCCTCTGTGCCCGTGGTGAAAG GAATCTCCACCCAGTCTTTGAGGGAGCCCGTGAATTTAGCTCAATCCCAGGACTCTGGTCTGCAGGCCAGCTCAGCACCGACACAAAACTCACAACGACACAACGCTTCTTCTGGCATTCACTCCCAGG AGAGCCAGCCGATGAAAGAGTCTGCTCAGCCTAGCACATAG
- the LOC115018281 gene encoding uncharacterized protein LOC115018281 isoform X3, with protein sequence MEDPDGKGLVAIRYGAQTVDPVTGTLATVVGARLDVSRKTVPVTASYWLTVADQTDSVQVEALQREVCVRNTYWQQQRQREEDILSDLDSALFQCLFRVTEANSYQVQWSGRQLKEAAVELQDSAQAEVQRRAAQSSHLALILPPHVSHILTLGDEQEWDRQCVWHSELVSGLDKLDVCMEQLQQDQEKWTTHGGDWTTTFHAMDRELRQRELWEQCCSRQTELEVALNALHFVRHLSQLRADTAQAVLCGNFCYKEYGLFQCSGHKPTVGVRGLLQQMALPLLERLNQLLEDKQPDSFTPNTCNQHISGT encoded by the exons ATGGAGGACCCCGATGGAAAAG GCTTAGTGGCCATCCGTTATGGAGCTCAGACTGTTGACCCAGTGACGGGCACGTTGGCCACAGTAGTTGGTGCCAGGTTGGATGTGTCCAGAAAAACGGTTCCGGTCACAGCTTCCTACTGGCTAACAGTGGCGGATCAAACAGATAGTGTGCAG GTAGAGGCGCTgcagagagaggtgtgtgtgcgaAACACTTactggcagcagcagaggcagagggaggaagatATTCTCTCTGATCTGGATTCAGCTCTATTCCAGTGTCTCTTTAGAGTTACAGAAGCAAACTCTTATCAG GTCCAGTGGTCAGGGCGGCAGCTGAAGGAAGCAGCCGTGGAGCTGCAGGATTCAGCGCAGGCCGAGGTGCAGAGGAGAGCAGCTCAGAGCTCCCACTTGGCTCTGATCTTGCCTCCGCATGTATCACACATCCTCACATTGG gTGATGAGCAGGAGTGGGATCGGCAGTGTGTTTGGCACTCAGAGCTTGTGTCGGGCCTTGATAAGCTGGATGTGTGTATGGAGCAGCTACAACAAGACCAAGAAAAATGGACAACACATGGAGGAGACTGGACTACTACCTTCCATGCAATG gacagagagctgaggcagagAGAGTTGTGGGAGCAGTGTTGttccagacagacagagttgGAGGTTGCTCTAAATGCTCTGCACTTTGTCAGGCACCTTTCTCAGCTCCGTGCCGACACTGCTCAG GCAGTACTATGTGGGAATTTTTGCTACAAGGAATATGGTCTGTTCCAGTGCAGTGGACACAAGCCAACTGTTGGGGTCAGGGGTTTACTTCAACAGATGGCTTTGCCTCTGCTGGAGAGACTAAACCAGCTCCTGGAAGATAAACAGCCTGACAGCTTCACCCCCAACACCTGCAATCAGCACATTTCTGGTACCTAA
- the LOC115017781 gene encoding apolipoprotein A-I, translating to MHLKVVVFTLSCLTTSAFPLHRYTREATWTDSKDNQAHDKTELTKDVDKIYKSHIDSSGLYNPDDQRKNPVAEEMQRKVNMESERLRTRLRQELAELQERLSPSSTHLSSTLARMRERLAPLTQQLQSSLSSNTQDLCGQLSLYLQAMEAAEAQAEVSPALYQEAFHWMSQTLEHSSSKVADLISDFHTKTVEVIEHLKEISASEQEAAKSEHWQEISFRLGQEVSSLRTEAQNRVGALKAELTALLETSRLGKAEVSDSMERFCQNAALQSQVFQARMESLFQQLERELEVQGAPSLSPSSTALSIQLGGLLQEDFSLKLSALIQDIQLSV from the exons ATGCATCTAAAAGTTGTGGTCTTCACCCTATCATGCTTGACAACTTCAG CATTCCCACTCCACCGTTACACCAGGGAGGCAACCTGGACTGATTCAAAGGACAACCAGGCTCATGATAAGACAGAACTCACAAAGGATGTGGA tAAAATCTACAAGAGCCACATAGACAGCAGTGGCCTCTACAACCCAGATGATCAACGCAAAAACCCTGTGGCAGAGGAGATGCAACGCAAAGTCAACATGGAGTCAGAGCGTCTGCGTACTCGTCTGCGCCAAGAGCTGGCCGAGCTGCAAGAGCGGTTGTCCCCATCTTCAACCCACCTCAGCTCCACCCTGGCCCGCATGAGGGAGCGCTTGGCTCCCCTCACCCAGCAGCTCCAGAGCTCTCTCAGCAGCAACACCCAAGATCTGTGTGGCCAGCTGAGCCTTTATCTGCAGGCCATGGAGGCAGCAGAGGCTCAGGCAGAGGTCAGTCCGGCTCTGTACCAGGAAGCCTTCCACTGGATGAGCCAAACCCTGGAGCATAGCAGCTCCAAGGTGGCTGACCTCATCAGCGACTTCCATACTAAAACTGTCGAGGTGATTGAACATCTGAAAGAGATCAGTGCTAGTGAGCAAGAGGCAGCCAAGTCAGAGCACTGGCAGGAAATTAGCTTCAGGTTGGGACAGGAAGTGAGTTCTCTGAGGACGGAGGCACAGAACAGGGTGGGGGCTCTCAAAGCAGAGCTTACTGCTCTGCTAGAAACTTCACGGCTTGGTAAGGCTGAAGTGAGCGACAGTATGGAGCGGTTCTGCCAAAATGCAGCCCTGCAGAGCCAAGTGTTTCAGGCCCGGATGGAGAGTCTGTTTCAGCAGCTGGAAAGGGAGCTGGAGGTCCAGGGAGCCCCCAGCCTGTCTCCTTCTTCCACCGCTTTGTCCATACAGCTAGGTGGCCTTTTGCAGGAAGACTTCTCACTTAAACTCTCCGCTCTGATCCAAGACATTCAGCTCTCAGTGTAG
- the LOC115018114 gene encoding LOW QUALITY PROTEIN: zona pellucida-like domain-containing protein 1 (The sequence of the model RefSeq protein was modified relative to this genomic sequence to represent the inferred CDS: deleted 1 base in 1 codon) translates to MIHYLCLPLLLVLLQPALSLYNCSSEYERNPVNSDLTVECGTSTITLEINLCTAQWAGFNTTDLALNGKHNTMECQGSLDTSVDPPIIRYQLPVNNSQNNPCRQSLQIVDETPDPSGPFSSFLTIQSVIITGFIDSPRSDQGLISYTTDLYYHFSCRYPLEYLINNTQIVASSVSVATSDNNGTFIDTLKMSVFNDTDFSYPIVVPSTGLELRTRIYVEVKAVNLTGTFFVLLDHCFGTPTPYNMSQTEQHNFFTGCSVDQRTSVTSNGFSKVAHFDFEAFRFVQHRNQEKSSIYLHCIMRLCEPSKCQELLSACNVRRKRSVTPFGKESGESATVSVGPLYTGGEDRPNAAAYSNDAASERDDVDVTGLAVGVVFGSAAAALLVLGGWFALKKFYWAGGLPHAFN, encoded by the exons ATGATTCACtatctttgtctccctctgctgcttgtgctgctgcagccagctctgtctctctacaACTGCTCGTCTGAGTACGAGAGGAACCCTG TCAATTCGGACTTGACAGTTGAATGTGGCACCAGTACAATCACGCTGGAGATCAACCTGTGCACGGCTCAGTGGGCAGGCTTCAACACCACAGACCTGGCTCTGAACGGGAAACACAACACTATGGAGTGCCAGGGCTCTCTGGACACCAGTGTGGACCCTCCAATCATCCGTTACCAGCTTCCTGTTAAC AACAGTCAGAATAACCCCTGCCGCCAGTCTCTGCAG attGTGGATGAGACCCCGGACCCCTCAGGTCCCTTTAGCAGCTTCTTAACTATCCAGTCAGTTATCATCACCGGGTTCATCGACTCACCCAGATCTGATCAGGGGTTGATCAGCTACACAACAGACCTCTACTATCACTTCTCCTGCCGCTACCCGCTGGAGTACCTGATCAACAACACACAGATTGTGGC CTCCTCAGTCTCCGTTGCGACCAGCGATAATAATGGAACCTTCATTGATACACTTAAAAtgagtgtttttaat GACACTGACTTTAGCTACCCGATAGTGGTACCTTCGACAGGCCTTGAGCTACGAACCAGGATCTATGTGGAGGTCAAGGCTGTTAACCTCACAGGAAC TTTCTTTGTACTGCTCGATCACTGCTTTGGCACTCCCACTCCTTACAACATGTCGCAGACTGAGCAGCACAACTTCTTCACCGG CTGTTCAGTGGACCAAAGGACATCTGTGACAAGCAATGGCTTTTCCAAGGTTGCCCATTTTGATTTTGAAGCCTTCCGCTTTGTTCAGCACCGCAACCAGGAAAAGTCCAGCATCTATCTGCACTGCATAATGAGACTCTGTGAGCCCAGCAAATGTCAAGAGCTGCTGTCT GCCTGTAATGTCAGAAGAAAAAGATCTGTGACTCCTTTTGGAAAAGAAAGTGGTGAATCTGCCACAGTTTCAGTTGGACCTCTTTACACTGGCGGAGAAG ACAGGCCAAATGCAGCTGCCTACA GTAATGACGCGGCATCCGAGAGGGATGATGTGGACGTGACAGGCCTGGCGGTGGGCGTGGTGTTTGGCTCGGCTGCTGCTGCCTTGCTGGTTCTGGGTGGCTGGTTTGCCCTGAAGAAGTTTTATTGGGCGGGAGGATTACCTCATGCCTTTAACTGA